A single region of the Massilia sp. erpn genome encodes:
- a CDS encoding aminopeptidase P N-terminal domain-containing protein, translated as MIKTSEFAARRRRLMEAMPEHSVAIIRTSTPAERTFGTYYAFRPRSSFYYLTGFAERDAYAVFIPGRAQGEFLLFCRPENAGRELLQGCFSGQRAAQSVFGADAAFDVAQFETLLPQLLEGKTKVLYQIGIDDAVVGGAVTRTISALQDKVRAGVVAPITLHSLDHLLQDLRYRKSPAELALIRKAVAISVAGHLRAMAAVRPDLQEYELEAEVLHEFVRNGAQAAYPVVICASTAACVMHHREDNRHRMADGDLLIVDAGAEYAYYAADITCTYPVNGVFSTEQRAVYELVLEIQRSMIALIRPGIGFDVLLDCMETLLTRGLLTLGLLHGDLDTLRRDKAYKVFFPHNIGHWVGMDVHDEISYCCTDGSWRHFEPGTVLTVEPALYIRPGLEQVHPRWWNIGVHIEDVVLVTETGHEVLSAALPRSVEGIEAMTGSQRFSRDLL; from the coding sequence GTGATCAAAACCAGTGAATTCGCGGCGCGGCGCCGGCGTCTGATGGAGGCGATGCCGGAACACAGCGTGGCCATTATTCGGACCAGTACCCCTGCCGAGCGGACCTTCGGTACCTATTACGCTTTCCGGCCGCGCAGCAGTTTTTACTACCTCACCGGTTTTGCGGAAAGGGATGCTTACGCGGTCTTCATCCCCGGGCGGGCGCAGGGCGAATTCCTCTTGTTCTGCCGCCCGGAAAATGCAGGCCGCGAACTATTGCAAGGGTGTTTTTCAGGGCAGCGCGCCGCGCAAAGCGTTTTCGGTGCCGATGCCGCCTTCGACGTGGCGCAGTTTGAAACGCTGCTGCCACAACTGCTGGAAGGAAAAACGAAGGTCTTGTACCAAATCGGCATCGATGATGCGGTGGTGGGCGGCGCCGTCACCCGGACCATCTCCGCCCTGCAGGATAAGGTGCGGGCGGGCGTGGTGGCGCCGATCACCTTGCATAGCCTGGACCACCTGCTGCAGGATTTGCGCTACCGCAAATCTCCTGCTGAGCTTGCGCTGATCCGCAAGGCGGTCGCTATTTCCGTGGCGGGACATTTGCGCGCCATGGCGGCGGTACGCCCGGATCTCCAGGAATATGAACTGGAAGCAGAAGTGCTGCATGAGTTCGTGCGGAATGGCGCCCAAGCCGCCTATCCCGTGGTGATTTGCGCCAGCACGGCAGCCTGCGTCATGCATCACCGCGAAGACAATCGCCACCGTATGGCCGATGGTGATCTGCTGATCGTTGATGCCGGGGCGGAGTATGCCTATTATGCGGCCGACATTACCTGCACCTATCCCGTCAACGGCGTGTTTTCCACCGAGCAGCGCGCTGTCTATGAGCTGGTGCTGGAGATACAGCGCAGCATGATCGCCCTGATTCGTCCGGGCATCGGCTTTGACGTACTGCTGGATTGCATGGAAACCCTGCTGACGCGCGGCTTGCTGACGCTGGGCTTATTGCACGGCGATTTAGACACCTTGCGGCGCGACAAAGCCTACAAAGTATTTTTCCCCCATAACATCGGCCACTGGGTCGGGATGGACGTGCATGACGAGATCAGTTATTGCTGCACGGATGGCAGCTGGCGCCATTTTGAACCGGGGACGGTGCTGACGGTGGAACCGGCGCTCTATATCAGGCCAGGGTTGGAGCAGGTTCATCCCCGCTGGTGGAACATCGGCGTGCACATCGAAGACGTGGTGCTGGTGACCGAGACCGGGCATGAAGTGCTTTCTGCGGCGCTGCCGCGCAGCGTGGAAGGAATTGAAGCCATGACCGGCTCGCAGCGTTTCAGTCGAGACCTTTTATGA
- a CDS encoding mandelate racemase/muconate lactonizing enzyme family protein — protein MSKSEHITKLKFHEVVVPCHEGAINTVGMDKPLHRQSVKGKKEWGIQFDQLHKLIVEVELSDGVVGIGEFYRDHHWERVKGMAHELVGRAIKDISLQMLPIGRSREYYGFECAMYDTFAKHKGVRVVDLIGGPVRDRVKVGAWSSQRTVADMGRVAAEFAGQGYDNIKLKADLDDPIEEWCLAIKQAAPNMSVIIDPNMRWKNTGYVREKAKRLEAIGNVLLLEDPLPHWMYHGFRELRGFTSIPIVLHVSPPYTEEGQTVHDAINAIKLDAVDGFNFNAGVDSFKQLDSIAAAAGMNCWHGSEIDLGVLEAMFIHNASAAKSCVWPSDIFGRMLRSHDLLKAPLRIDAPFAYLPEGNGLGVELDFDAIEKFKISEWSLAA, from the coding sequence ATGAGCAAATCTGAGCACATCACAAAGCTGAAATTCCACGAGGTCGTGGTGCCATGCCATGAAGGCGCGATCAATACGGTGGGCATGGACAAGCCGCTCCACCGCCAGTCGGTCAAAGGCAAAAAAGAATGGGGTATCCAATTCGACCAGTTGCACAAACTGATCGTCGAAGTGGAGCTCAGCGACGGTGTCGTCGGCATTGGCGAATTCTACCGCGACCACCATTGGGAGCGAGTCAAGGGGATGGCGCATGAGCTGGTTGGCCGCGCAATAAAGGATATCTCGCTCCAGATGCTGCCGATCGGGCGCTCACGCGAATACTATGGCTTTGAATGTGCGATGTACGACACCTTCGCCAAGCACAAAGGGGTCCGGGTGGTTGACCTGATCGGTGGACCGGTGCGCGACCGGGTCAAGGTCGGCGCCTGGTCCAGCCAGCGCACGGTTGCCGACATGGGGCGCGTGGCCGCGGAATTCGCAGGCCAGGGATATGACAACATCAAGCTGAAAGCGGACCTGGACGACCCGATCGAAGAATGGTGCCTGGCAATCAAGCAGGCTGCGCCGAACATGTCGGTGATTATCGATCCGAACATGCGTTGGAAGAATACGGGCTATGTCAGGGAAAAGGCCAAACGCCTGGAAGCGATCGGTAATGTCCTGCTGCTGGAAGATCCGCTGCCGCACTGGATGTACCACGGTTTCCGCGAATTGCGCGGCTTTACCTCGATTCCCATCGTGCTGCACGTTTCGCCGCCATACACGGAGGAAGGACAGACCGTGCACGATGCGATCAACGCCATCAAGCTCGACGCGGTGGACGGCTTCAATTTCAATGCCGGCGTCGACAGTTTCAAACAGCTCGATTCCATTGCGGCGGCGGCGGGCATGAATTGCTGGCATGGTTCCGAAATCGACCTGGGGGTGCTGGAGGCGATGTTCATCCACAATGCGAGCGCGGCGAAGAGCTGCGTTTGGCCAAGCGACATCTTTGGTCGCATGCTGCGCAGCCACGACCTGTTGAAAGCGCCTTTACGCATCGATGCGCCTTTTGCCTATCTCCCGGAAGGCAATGGTCTGGGTGTCGAACTTGATTTTGATGCCATCGAGAAGTTCAAGATCTCGGAATGGTCATTGGCTGCCTGA
- a CDS encoding SDR family oxidoreductase encodes MSGARVVMVTGAAGSIGRAICQRFLADGADVLAIDINGAGLDALASQLQGGAARLTPLLADVTDPLQVQALVARAVEQHGAISVLINNAGGNRSTQLCHTTVADWQADVNLNLNAAYYLTSALLPHMAEQGGACIVNIGSVNGIHIYGDPGYSAAKAGLINFTQFVAVEYGNQGIRANIVCPGTVKTAAWNQILAEQPGFYENVQQLYANGQLCVPEDVAGPVFFLCSADARMINGATLVVDGGLTAGVPSIMKKFSKSERQRNEQI; translated from the coding sequence ATGAGCGGCGCGCGGGTGGTGATGGTCACCGGTGCGGCGGGCAGCATCGGGCGTGCCATCTGCCAGCGTTTCTTAGCGGATGGGGCCGACGTATTGGCAATCGATATCAACGGTGCGGGCCTGGATGCCCTGGCCTCCCAATTGCAAGGCGGTGCCGCGCGGCTGACACCGCTGCTGGCCGACGTGACGGATCCGCTCCAGGTCCAGGCCCTGGTCGCGCGCGCTGTCGAACAGCATGGCGCGATCTCGGTGCTGATCAACAATGCCGGGGGCAACCGCAGCACACAGCTGTGCCATACCACCGTGGCGGATTGGCAGGCGGATGTGAATTTAAATCTCAATGCGGCGTATTACCTGACGTCTGCGCTGCTGCCGCATATGGCGGAACAAGGCGGCGCCTGCATCGTCAATATCGGCTCGGTGAATGGCATCCATATTTACGGCGATCCCGGGTATAGCGCGGCCAAGGCTGGGCTGATCAACTTTACCCAATTCGTTGCGGTCGAGTATGGCAACCAGGGCATTCGCGCCAATATCGTTTGTCCCGGCACGGTGAAAACCGCGGCCTGGAACCAGATCCTGGCCGAGCAACCCGGCTTCTATGAGAATGTGCAGCAGTTGTACGCCAATGGACAACTCTGCGTGCCGGAAGACGTCGCTGGGCCGGTGTTCTTTTTATGCAGCGCGGATGCCCGCATGATCAACGGCGCAACGCTGGTCGTCGATGGCGGCTTGACTGCTGGTGTTCCATCCATCATGAAAAAATTTTCCAAGAGTGAGCGACAACGCAATGAGCAAATCTGA
- a CDS encoding RimK family alpha-L-glutamate ligase — protein MTKKIGLWFYTNENGDRIRQQIADRLRMSGHEVYFDFDMRECYCLNGEVYTRDGVNLSKLDLLFYMNMEERSEHQHDILRALEASGLRIVNSFEAYSRANDKFIANTLLRRHGVRVADSMLIPTDFSEATMREIFKQWGSVVVKPRNGVCAHGVMKFDDFESFYDFLLFVQPHAHNLYLEKRLRFEHRDMRVEVFNGEVVGNGFSRVMKHSFKTNVRAGGVATYIPAEQDAKDTAVAAAKALGITATIVDMVRSLDDGHPYVLEVNQFLGVFYGEYYRSIGEEPPAYFAEQDQKKIELIVRYIETMAETAR, from the coding sequence ATGACGAAGAAAATCGGTCTGTGGTTTTATACCAATGAGAACGGTGACCGCATCAGGCAGCAGATTGCTGACCGCTTGCGTATGTCGGGACACGAAGTGTATTTTGACTTCGACATGCGCGAGTGCTATTGCCTGAATGGCGAGGTGTATACCCGCGATGGTGTCAACCTTTCCAAACTGGATCTGCTCTTCTATATGAATATGGAAGAGCGCAGCGAGCACCAGCACGATATTTTGCGCGCGCTGGAAGCGTCGGGCCTGCGCATCGTTAACAGTTTTGAGGCCTATTCCCGCGCCAACGATAAATTCATCGCCAACACGCTCTTGCGCCGGCACGGCGTGCGCGTGGCCGATTCCATGTTGATTCCAACGGATTTCTCCGAAGCGACGATGCGGGAGATTTTCAAGCAATGGGGATCGGTCGTCGTGAAGCCGCGCAACGGCGTCTGCGCGCATGGCGTGATGAAATTCGACGACTTCGAATCATTCTATGATTTCCTGCTGTTCGTCCAGCCGCATGCGCACAATCTGTATCTGGAAAAGCGTTTGCGCTTCGAGCACCGGGACATGCGGGTCGAGGTCTTCAACGGCGAGGTGGTCGGCAACGGTTTCTCGCGCGTGATGAAGCATTCGTTCAAGACCAATGTCCGCGCCGGCGGCGTGGCCACCTATATCCCGGCCGAGCAAGATGCGAAGGATACGGCCGTGGCCGCGGCAAAAGCGCTCGGCATCACGGCCACGATTGTTGACATGGTCCGCAGCCTGGATGACGGCCATCCTTACGTGCTCGAAGTGAACCAGTTCCTCGGCGTCTTTTATGGCGAATACTACCGTTCGATCGGGGAAGAGCCGCCAGCGTATTTCGCCGAACAGGACCAGAAGAAGATCGAACTCATCGTCCGTTACATCGAAACCATGGCGGAAACGGCGCGATGA
- a CDS encoding gamma-glutamyl-gamma-aminobutyrate hydrolase family protein, protein MAAPLIGVATNASWVATYGALSRHVSVMTNANIQPLVDAGTIPLLMPNFLPHADIPALVARLDGILFPGGQDIDPSLYGEEQKVVYTADAQSVGVPYARPRMMAPDRQRDLFELAVYAEAKKQGKPVMGICRGLQLINVAEGGSLHQEVSEVATVEHEIDHSGYSHHHEIHIAAGSFFHSLFKREVCFGPSTHHQALKRIGDKLVVSGRAVDGVAEFVEYAGLEHFIVGVQGDIERARRNLPEFDSLYRRFAYECQQRMSGAAPRPIGMAA, encoded by the coding sequence ATGGCAGCGCCGCTTATCGGGGTAGCAACCAATGCTTCCTGGGTTGCCACCTACGGCGCTCTGTCGCGCCACGTCAGCGTGATGACGAATGCCAATATCCAGCCCCTGGTCGACGCCGGCACCATCCCGCTGCTGATGCCCAATTTCCTGCCCCACGCCGACATCCCCGCCCTCGTTGCGCGGCTCGACGGCATTTTATTCCCAGGGGGACAGGATATCGATCCATCGCTATATGGTGAGGAGCAGAAGGTGGTGTACACCGCCGATGCCCAATCGGTCGGCGTGCCGTACGCCCGGCCGCGCATGATGGCGCCGGACCGTCAGCGCGACCTGTTTGAGCTGGCGGTGTATGCGGAAGCGAAAAAGCAGGGGAAACCGGTGATGGGCATTTGCCGCGGCTTGCAGTTGATTAATGTTGCCGAAGGCGGCAGCCTGCACCAGGAGGTTTCCGAGGTGGCCACCGTCGAGCATGAAATCGACCATAGCGGCTATAGCCACCACCATGAGATCCACATTGCCGCGGGCAGCTTCTTCCACAGCCTGTTCAAGCGCGAAGTCTGCTTCGGGCCATCCACCCATCACCAGGCTTTGAAACGTATCGGCGACAAACTGGTGGTGAGCGGGCGCGCCGTCGACGGCGTGGCGGAGTTTGTCGAATACGCCGGTCTCGAGCACTTTATCGTCGGGGTGCAGGGCGACATTGAGCGGGCCCGCCGCAACCTGCCGGAATTCGATTCCCTGTATCGCCGCTTTGCCTACGAGTGCCAGCAACGTATGAGCGGCGCCGCGCCACGGCCAATTGGCATGGCCGCATAA
- a CDS encoding aspartyl/asparaginyl beta-hydroxylase domain-containing protein gives MRLDVPLVHISRVPEAAFQAILERAKVLTLAEWTEDESRQKSFKCHQDTRAIPLIYGRNLNQMTYCDAWENDWKDYLLPVLTPILQDFYGDGEIVRMCLADLLPYAKVLEHKDDTEEVLLHTHRIHLPIISNPDVDFFIEEENFNLKVGNLYEFSNQQFHRVENRSGLNRIHLIFDYMTREVLDLFRDKHRENAPVAWQTSYRDTASGQTYLGEA, from the coding sequence ATGAGGCTTGATGTACCCCTGGTTCATATCTCGCGCGTGCCCGAGGCGGCTTTCCAGGCAATTCTTGAGCGCGCCAAGGTGCTGACACTGGCAGAGTGGACCGAAGATGAATCGCGTCAAAAATCGTTCAAATGCCATCAGGACACGCGGGCCATTCCCTTGATCTATGGCCGGAATCTGAACCAGATGACGTATTGCGATGCGTGGGAAAACGATTGGAAGGACTATCTGCTGCCCGTGCTGACCCCGATCTTGCAGGACTTTTATGGCGACGGCGAAATCGTTCGCATGTGCCTGGCGGACCTGTTGCCCTATGCGAAAGTGCTGGAGCATAAGGATGATACGGAAGAAGTATTGCTGCATACCCACCGCATTCACCTGCCCATCATCAGCAATCCCGATGTGGATTTCTTCATCGAAGAAGAGAACTTCAATCTGAAGGTGGGCAATCTGTATGAATTCTCCAACCAGCAATTCCACCGCGTGGAAAACCGCTCCGGGCTGAATCGGATCCACTTGATTTTCGATTACATGACGCGCGAGGTGCTGGACCTGTTCCGCGATAAGCACCGCGAGAACGCCCCGGTGGCGTGGCAAACCAGTTACCGTGACACGGCGTCAGGCCAAACCTACTTGGGCGAGGCGTAA
- a CDS encoding NAD(P)/FAD-dependent oxidoreductase — protein MQKMKVCVIGSGNAGLVTIKELLDEGHDVICYEQNPEEGGNFRAHAGSYQSLRLTITQKVMCYSSMPSASHEAPTFWTRHQYLDYLRRFADKFVLRPHIHFNSKVHNVKRLSDGRYQVHIAQGEKQLTETFDAVAVCQGPHRPSSPRLPKFEGQDAFQGLIMHSAQYVTADPFVGKKVVCVGFGESAGDIITEISAVTKECWTTFRRWPSLAMRWDGSGFAGDAFSIRASQKLPGKLRNTIVRRQTEISARSSNPRVAKVAEWNLKCEHHIHKFLQKNDDFVPRLLDGKLHAHCSAVKKLTANSVIFEDGKEIEADIVLLCTGFDEAGTPQLIDGFKVDNVRDMFRHSIHPDLGPRVAFIGWARPAQGGVPLCSEMQARYFSLLCSGKKQLPAQMRDMIERERAAEEEDYFVQSYMKTLVNYSVYLDSMASLIGCLPGIKDMWYRPELLIRFMFGSNIPSWYRLVGPHANPKLALENLRATPVPFTFKRGVQFSWINFKLWLTNKLAGRRPAYSLFN, from the coding sequence ATGCAAAAAATGAAGGTATGTGTAATTGGCAGTGGCAATGCGGGACTGGTCACGATCAAGGAATTGCTGGACGAGGGACATGACGTCATTTGCTATGAGCAGAATCCGGAAGAGGGCGGCAACTTCCGCGCGCATGCCGGCAGTTATCAATCACTGCGCTTGACCATCACGCAAAAGGTCATGTGCTATTCCTCGATGCCCTCCGCTTCCCATGAGGCGCCGACGTTCTGGACCCGTCACCAGTATCTTGACTACCTGCGCCGCTTCGCCGACAAGTTCGTGCTGCGTCCACACATACATTTCAACAGCAAGGTGCACAATGTCAAGCGGCTGTCCGACGGCCGCTACCAGGTGCATATTGCGCAGGGCGAGAAACAGCTCACCGAAACCTTCGACGCGGTGGCCGTGTGCCAGGGGCCGCATCGGCCCTCGTCGCCACGATTGCCCAAATTTGAGGGACAGGACGCGTTTCAGGGCTTGATCATGCATTCCGCCCAATACGTCACCGCGGATCCGTTCGTGGGCAAGAAAGTGGTGTGTGTGGGCTTTGGCGAATCGGCCGGCGATATCATTACCGAGATTTCCGCTGTGACCAAGGAGTGCTGGACCACGTTCCGGCGCTGGCCTTCGCTGGCGATGCGGTGGGACGGTTCGGGCTTCGCCGGCGACGCGTTCTCGATCCGCGCCAGCCAGAAATTACCGGGGAAACTGCGTAACACGATTGTGCGCCGCCAGACGGAAATCTCGGCGCGCTCATCGAATCCGCGCGTGGCCAAAGTGGCGGAGTGGAATCTCAAGTGCGAACACCATATTCACAAGTTCCTGCAAAAGAACGACGATTTCGTGCCGCGTCTCCTGGACGGCAAGCTGCACGCGCATTGCAGCGCGGTCAAAAAACTGACGGCCAATTCCGTCATATTTGAAGATGGCAAGGAAATCGAGGCTGATATCGTATTGCTCTGCACCGGCTTCGACGAAGCGGGCACGCCGCAGCTGATCGACGGCTTCAAGGTCGACAATGTGCGCGATATGTTCCGCCATTCGATCCACCCGGACCTGGGGCCCCGTGTCGCTTTTATCGGCTGGGCTCGTCCGGCACAAGGTGGTGTTCCGCTGTGTTCGGAAATGCAGGCGCGTTACTTCAGTTTGCTGTGCAGCGGCAAAAAGCAATTGCCGGCCCAGATGCGCGACATGATCGAGCGCGAACGCGCCGCCGAGGAAGAAGATTATTTCGTCCAGAGTTATATGAAGACCTTGGTCAACTATTCGGTCTATCTCGACAGCATGGCCAGCCTGATCGGTTGCTTACCGGGGATCAAGGATATGTGGTATCGCCCGGAGTTGCTGATCCGCTTTATGTTCGGCAGCAATATCCCCAGCTGGTATCGCTTGGTCGGCCCGCACGCCAACCCCAAGCTGGCCCTGGAGAATCTGCGCGCCACCCCGGTGCCGTTCACCTTCAAGCGGGGTGTCCAGTTCAGCTGGATCAACTTCAAATTGTGGCTGACTAACAAGCTGGCGGGCCGCCGGCCGGCTTACAGCCTGTTCAATTAA
- a CDS encoding B12-binding domain-containing radical SAM protein codes for MTINSQTPIRRKEVHIAYFSSNLPKHGIRVPRLNYVGASLRAYAETDDEVRRNYEFARLWDGRASADEVLDALDDPFMFAFSCYVFNFEWSMHIARSVKEAFPSCMIVVGGPHVPNIPNDFFRKHPYVDVIVHGEGEITFQSIFKEFLNPAPDFANVKGISYHKFLVPITNERGDNLPKVIDTPSAWTSGYLDDAIEAYRQRGEPIDVLWETNRGCPFACTFCYWGTLETNKLRQITMERLEAEIKYFADKKVDLIWICDANFGILPRDLQIAEMLADYKVKTGYPAFISANHTKRTNQTVLDIIKLQRGIGQMYGGVWMARQSMNENVLEAIKRPFSKNMAEEAKEWKTKFEAEGSPIKVDLILGLPEETKQSWFHGLAELFGDGFHDGVFVHYLSLLPNTPLADQVELHQLRIVSKPFRLMVKHSEKSDIVVGTRTMPTEDWIVCGAMSQLMLGMHIRGTFTRYLSKYLHQEKGFSFERFYVGLLEYALKYPDTFVGRLLGVFTSSHRRFANPEIPSSMSDSIGEYLPPGMGELFHKVPVVFEQMCKIKEDREVGFAQDQFIQMAILSNLDEFYRNVHDMVAELVPEVLDAQALEVLRFQQDLMPAVAEQMQESKIINYTYDWNQFFFGSGELTQRLTKLSFVDDAIKIKNESYSQHLENLDPVSQANAIKYRRAIFARVGASWFERGDSSITFSHSSQDGKTISMIRADRGSA; via the coding sequence ATGACAATAAATTCACAGACCCCAATCAGGCGAAAAGAAGTCCATATCGCCTATTTCAGCTCGAACCTGCCCAAACATGGCATCCGGGTGCCGCGATTGAACTATGTAGGGGCTTCGCTGCGCGCCTATGCCGAAACTGACGACGAGGTGAGGAGGAACTACGAGTTTGCGCGCTTGTGGGATGGGCGTGCCTCGGCGGATGAAGTGCTGGACGCCCTGGACGACCCCTTCATGTTCGCTTTCTCCTGCTATGTCTTCAATTTCGAGTGGTCGATGCACATTGCGAGATCCGTCAAGGAGGCATTTCCCTCCTGCATGATCGTCGTGGGCGGTCCGCATGTACCGAACATTCCGAATGACTTCTTCCGCAAGCACCCGTATGTCGATGTCATCGTGCATGGGGAAGGCGAGATAACCTTCCAATCCATTTTCAAGGAATTCCTGAATCCGGCGCCGGATTTCGCCAACGTCAAAGGGATTTCCTACCACAAGTTCCTGGTGCCGATCACCAATGAACGCGGCGACAATCTGCCGAAAGTGATCGATACGCCGAGCGCCTGGACGTCCGGCTATCTGGACGACGCGATCGAGGCTTACCGGCAGCGCGGCGAGCCGATCGATGTGCTCTGGGAGACCAACCGTGGTTGTCCCTTTGCCTGCACCTTCTGCTACTGGGGGACGCTGGAAACGAACAAATTGCGCCAGATTACGATGGAAAGGCTGGAGGCGGAAATCAAGTATTTCGCCGACAAAAAGGTCGACCTGATCTGGATTTGCGATGCGAACTTCGGCATCTTGCCGCGCGATCTGCAAATTGCGGAAATGCTGGCCGACTACAAGGTGAAGACTGGCTATCCGGCGTTCATCAGCGCCAACCATACCAAGCGCACCAACCAGACGGTACTGGATATTATCAAGCTGCAGCGCGGCATCGGCCAGATGTATGGCGGCGTATGGATGGCGCGCCAGAGCATGAACGAAAACGTGCTGGAAGCGATCAAGCGGCCGTTCTCCAAGAACATGGCGGAGGAAGCCAAGGAGTGGAAGACGAAGTTTGAAGCGGAAGGGTCGCCGATCAAGGTCGACCTGATTCTTGGCCTGCCCGAGGAAACCAAGCAAAGCTGGTTCCATGGTCTGGCTGAATTGTTCGGCGATGGTTTCCATGACGGCGTCTTCGTGCATTATTTGTCGCTGCTGCCGAATACGCCGCTGGCCGACCAGGTGGAATTGCACCAGCTCAGAATTGTCAGCAAGCCATTCCGCCTGATGGTCAAACACTCCGAGAAGTCGGATATTGTGGTCGGCACGCGTACGATGCCGACCGAAGACTGGATTGTGTGCGGGGCCATGTCGCAGCTCATGCTGGGCATGCATATCCGCGGGACTTTCACGCGCTATCTGTCGAAGTATCTGCACCAGGAAAAAGGCTTCTCGTTTGAGCGCTTCTATGTCGGCCTGCTCGAGTATGCCTTGAAATATCCCGACACCTTCGTCGGTCGCCTGTTGGGCGTGTTTACCTCCAGCCACAGGCGCTTTGCCAACCCGGAAATCCCGTCGTCGATGTCGGATTCGATCGGTGAATACCTGCCGCCGGGCATGGGCGAGCTGTTTCATAAGGTTCCGGTCGTGTTCGAACAGATGTGCAAGATCAAGGAAGACCGCGAAGTCGGGTTTGCACAGGACCAGTTTATTCAAATGGCCATTCTCTCGAACCTGGATGAGTTCTACCGCAATGTGCACGATATGGTTGCGGAACTGGTGCCGGAAGTCCTGGACGCCCAAGCGTTGGAGGTGCTGCGCTTCCAGCAGGACTTGATGCCGGCTGTCGCAGAGCAGATGCAGGAAAGCAAGATCATCAATTACACCTACGACTGGAACCAGTTCTTCTTCGGTTCCGGCGAGCTGACGCAACGTCTTACCAAGCTGTCCTTCGTTGACGACGCAATCAAGATTAAGAATGAGAGCTACTCCCAGCATCTGGAGAATCTCGATCCGGTCTCGCAAGCCAATGCCATCAAGTACCGTCGCGCGATTTTCGCGCGTGTCGGGGCCTCTTGGTTCGAGCGTGGCGACAGTTCGATCACGTTTAGCCATTCGAGCCAGGATGGCAAGACGATTTCGATGATTCGTGCTGATCGCGGCTCAGCCTGA